The Podospora bellae-mahoneyi strain CBS 112042 chromosome 7, whole genome shotgun sequence genome includes a window with the following:
- a CDS encoding hypothetical protein (EggNog:ENOG503P38C) — translation MRASAPVMQGLWTAKQCHRLLRPLLAHIAALKKIKERKAAVRRNSDSTQPQQSQITRGRPRKSVVLGKRDRGYPESDEEYSTKKKVTRKYSRKGSQRSPAEDPSSATTTPPRDGTVRQRNLPGVRPSQDTVFPTPHLRRIRNHEQSSPVIHENRIEITVCGHSNCVKRCRFDEELARLRSSIDPERLALFYHVVKALDSLLKKTRPDRVENIAAPRSLMAMCLRKIPAYIRWEKKEIEKDQDSQPEPQDCGVSFEIYDELEALGPADGWKNLCLAVRAHSIQIVHEAAEEGLFDDNIVTLLIRLCHEYLPSNEFMPLIDTFIYRQYPRPASRDNDFDHCQALRPIRVIQTLGHSTDLTPNKVASLLSGGFLPSEWILTGGFRKLWHSTIARIAQMKPCDDVVELATTTLTLLCDHASPTRPRGVAQTRIRGKPQSQLVDAIGALGAAVLLSQEGKDQGAAASSSTDRTSTIRRRVQYVVDTCTKQLRHRKKEGRKLGTYLFALCSFLCVDTTTSSAVIESSWRGVLNCKGNASLMLQYDATIALLASIVQYCVRGTRLDTHMYLLQLCDKLQKLDLPRGALNNIQVDAAFRVAENTGNMRDHAFAERLRAQMNAAATPVPEGGRRRGNFSGIKWDDVISEWVAATPGTVGGKKGVGRGSMATRSTGIGEVLDSKEESQEDYHGDEVSDENDVDAEDLVDFGEHDLEHEEPPSATEEDSIEQGTAPNSSSASEDDDDMDPTSPITEPSPSEAQQNDQSEAEDNKENFFPENDDDDGGFNQPPSSPTKPSRVVPKCLLSARPRRLSRPITRGGDELGMDLDGRNSSGKKVLVTRDSTRSWLNRNKPARFRPARPSRVSFGAGDSATDDSEDELSIL, via the coding sequence ATGAGGGCGTCCGCGCCCGTGATGCAGGGGCTATGGACTGCCAAACAATGCCACCGTTTGCTCCGTCCTCTCTTGGCCCATATCGCCGCTCTGAAAAAGATCAAGGAACGGAAGGCTGCAGTTAGGCGCAACTCGGATTCAACACAGCCCCAGCAGAGCCAAATAACAAGAGGCCGGCCACGGAAAAGTGTCGTGCTCGGCAAGAGGGACAGAGGATATCCCGAGTCTGATGAAGAGTACTCGACCAAAAAGAAAGTGACTCGGAAATACTCTCGGAAAGGATCGCAAAGGTCACCAGCCGAGGATCCATCATCAGCGACAACCACACCCCCGAGAGATGGTACAGTAAGACAACGGAATCTACCAGGAGTCAGGCCTTCCCAAGATACCGTTTTCCCAACACCACATCTACGTCGCATCAGAAACCACGAGCAGTCTTCTCCTGTTATCCATGAAAACAGAATTGAGATAACAGTCTGCGGCCACTCGAATTGCGTCAAGAGATGCAGGTTTGACGAGGAACTAGCCCGCCTTCGTTCATCTATTGATCCCGAAAGGCTTGCGCTATTTTATCATGTCGTCAAAGCCCTGGATTCATTGTTGAAAAAGACCAGGCCGGACCGCGTTGAGAATATTGCGGCTCCCAGGTCTCTGATGGCAATGTGTCTCCGGAAGATACCAGCCTACATACGttgggagaagaaagagatcGAAAAGGATCAGGATTCACAACCGGAACCACAAGACTGCGGCGTCTCGTTCGAAATATACGACGAGTTGGAAGCCCTAGGGCCTGCTGATGGTTGGAAGAATCTCTGTCTGGCTGTACGAGCTCACAGCATACAGATTGTTCATGAAGCCGCTGAAGAGGGATTGTTTGACGACAACATAGTGACCTTGCTGATCAGATTATGCCACGAATACCTACCGAGCAATGAATTCATGCCGCTTATCGATACATTCATATACCGCCAGTACCCAAGACCAGCTTCGAGGGACAATGACTTTGATCATTGTCAAGCATTACGTCCCATACGAGTGATCCAAACGCTGGGTCACAGCACTGATCTTACACCCAATAAAGTAGCTTCACTACTTTCAGGTGGGTTCCTACCATCAGAGTGGATTCTGACGGGAGGCTTCAGAAAACTATGGCATTCAACCATCGCCCGGATAGCACAAATGAAGCCATGCGATGATGTGGTTGagctggccaccaccactttgaCACTTCTCTGCGACCATGCCTCACCAACCCGACCAAGAGGCGTTGCTCAAACCCGCATTCGCGGCAAACCACAAAGTCAACTCGTCGACGCCATCGGAGCACTCGGAGCTGCCGTTCTTCTTAGCCAGGAAGGAAAGGACCAAGGGGCAGCTGCTTCGTCCTCAACAGACCGAACATCCACCATCCGACGAAGGGTGCAATACGTGGTAGACACGTGCACCAAACAACTCAGACACCGCAAAAAGGAAGGTCGCAAGCTCGGAACCTACCTTTTTGCTCTTTGCTCCTTTCTCTGCGTCGACACGACTACCTCTTCTGCGGTGATAGAGTCATCATGGAGGGGTGTGCTCAATTGCAAGGGAAACGCCAGTCTGATGCTTCAGTATGATGCCACCATCGCATTGTTGGCATCGATAGTGCAGTACTGCGTTCGTGGGACGAGGTTGGACACGCACATGTATCTTTTGCAGCTGTGCGACAAGCTTCAGAAGTTGGATTTGCCCAGGGGGGCATTGAATAATATCCAGGTTGATGCTGCGTTTCGCGTGGCGGAAAATACGGGGAACATGAGGGATCATGCTTTTGCGGAAAGGTTGAGGGCGCAGATGAACGCGGCTGCTACGCCGGTTccggagggggggaggaggagggggaattTTTCGGGTATCAAATGGGATGATGTTATTAGTGAGTGGGTTGCTGCTACGCCTGGGAcggtgggggggaagaagggggttggtcGTGGTTCGATGGCAACACGATCAACagggattggggaggtgttggactCTAAGGAGGAGAGTCAAGAGGACTACCATGGGGATGAAGTCAGTGATGAGAATGATGTCGACGCGGAAGATCTGGTGGATTTTGGCGAGCATGATTTGGAGCATGAAGAACCTCCATCTGCCACGGAAGAAGACAGCATTGAGCAGGGCACAGCACCCAACTCTTCCTCAGCGTcagaggacgacgacgatatGGACCCAACATCTCCCATCACggaaccctccccctccgaagCCCAACAAAACGACCAATCAGAAGCTGAGGACAACAAAGAGAACTTTTTCCCGGaaaacgacgacgacgacggcgggtTTAACCAACCGCCCTCATCGCCTACCAAACCAAGCCGTGTTGTTCCGAAATGCCTCCTCTCGGCCAGACCAAGACGGCTATCAAGACCGATCAccagaggtggtgatgagctaGGGATGGACTTGGACGGAAGAAACAGTTCAGGAAAGAAGGTGTTGGTGACGAGAGATAGCACGAGAAGTTGGCTCAACAGGAACAAGCCTGCGAGGTTTCGGCCGGCGAGGCCGTCGAGAGTGTCGTTTGGGGCTGGGGATAGCGCGACTGATGATAGTGAGGATGAGTTGTCTATTCTCTGA
- the CLU1 gene encoding Intracellular distribution of mitochondria (EggNog:ENOG503NVWU; BUSCO:EOG09261OXV; COG:S), with product MADATSTTAAAAPPKEPVADEQNVEKPAETQTEEVVEEEEEEEQLEDAPFIVKIVLPHDDKTFELPVSPLEQIHEIRQSIIEHPIAVQYSCFHLEHNGQRINDFINVSDVEGLANNSELHVVEDPYSEKEARIHFIRVRELIGAAGDRTDTVQGILSGASVFDDVVAEADKQAGAEVAVQEYNFEAGVSPSILLPKEHEAAPKTVKLITLSSWNPPPAPLRQKGHLLYLTITTNEGEQFQVTSHAGGFYVNNSSNSKFDPSPKQDKKAGVISAHSLYTLLGKLSPSFAESYETFQKFANRKDPLATFQIGNTVPSAPWLVPSTSSPLVAHIADPTRSQETFLLGGAENTDSLRDWNEEFQSARELPKDTIQDRVFRERLIAKLHADYNDAAARGAVLVARGEVAPLNPTEGRDAQIFVYNNVFFSFGADGVGTFTSEGGDEAAKVATGKDVFGVKLVNQLDIDGLYTPGTVVVDYLGKRIVGQSIVPGIFKQPEPGENQIHYGAVDGKDVVAADEAFAPGFATLASYLRVKKHAVWDKENKRHDLEASVEMKGLLGTDGRKYVLDLYRITPLDIQWMEEASPEGAEYPHRMTVLRPELVESLSKQKAREYLSAEVSKRDSKKTKEVKEETKEEAKEEAKEEAKEEAKEEAKEEAKEEAKEETKEEIKEEEEKKEREAKEEGAEEAEEKKEEEKTDRIDMSGFKFALNPDVFSGQVPQTDEEKEEMAKDEQDVRDACKYLTETVIPTLLRDLKESDISFPMDGRSLSALLHRRGINMRYLGKLAQKSVPETTDMEEKVDGDRLKCFREVCVREMIARAFKHIAAKYLKSLPLSLTSACFAHLYNCLLGFGLNPKPEAEIDEAYRALFSDADLAFEKVTPESLREEVQHEVARRFRYTLAENWYTEARPVQLLRETALKLGLQLQASKFHFTQAEADAAAAAAAPAPAPVQTNGQAAAESTGSKKKKGKKARDASPSSIVSTTVPHTFSPDDFVNVVPLIKDSCPRSALAEEALEAGRLSIYQGQKKIGEDLLLESLSLHEQIYGLVHPEVAQMYHTLSQMYFNLDQKDAAVELARKAVIVSERTLGIDSAETVLNYLNLSLFLHQRGDSKIALVYARHALDVWKLIYGPDHPDTITTINNYAVMLQSIRAYTESRRWFEESLRVCDQVFGRNSINSATLLFQLAQALALDQNAKAAVDRMKESYSIFKALLGADDKNTKEAEHWLTQLTHNAVSIARQTKELAAKRARAGYKFTSSGVGVGSVTGAPAQLPGARGAAPSTKDSRNIDELMKYIEGGDKKTKGGSGGGKKRPGKANPKRRGGASGTA from the exons ATGGCTGACGCAACATccaccactgctgctgctgcccctccCA AGGAGCCAGTAGCCGACGAGCAAAACGTCGAGAAGCCTGCCGAGACCCAGaccgaggaggtggtggaggaggaggaggaggaggagcagcttgAAG ACGCTCCCTTCATCGTCAAGATCGTTCTTCCCCACGACGATAAGACCTTTGAACTCCCG GTGTCACCATTGGAACAAATCCACGAAATCAGACAATCGATCATTGAACACCCGATTGCCGTACAATACTCGTGTTTCCACCTCGAGCACAATGGGCAGCGCATAAACGACTTCATCAACGTTTCCGATGTTGAGGGCCTCGCCAACAATTCAGAGTTGCATGTGGTGGAGGACCCATACAGCGAAAAGGAGGCCAGAATTCACTTCATCAGGGTCAGGGAGTTGATTGGCGCCGCCGGGGACCGTACCGACACGGTACAGGGCATCCTGTCGGGTGCTTCGGTCTTTGACGATGTGGTAGCCGAGGCTGACAAGCAGGCCGGGGCCGAGGTCGCTGTCCAGGAGTACAACTTCGAGGCGGGTGTGAGCCCCTCCATTTTGCTTCCCAAGGAGCACGAGGCTGCGCCAAAGACTGTCAAGCTGATCACCTTGTCCTCATGgaaccctcctcctgcgcctcTCAGGCAAAAGGGCCACTTGCTCTACCTGACCATCACAACAAACGAGGGCGAGCAGTTCCAGGTTACCTCCCATGCCGGTGGTTTCTATGTCAACAACTCTTCCAACAGCAAGTTCGACCCATCACCGAAGCAGGACAAGAAGGCTGGTGTTATTTCGGCCCACTCCTTGTACACTCTTCTTGGGAAGCTCTCACCATCGTTTGCTGAAAGCTACGAGACCTTCCAGAAGTTTGCTAATCGCAAGGATCCCCTCGCCACTTTCCAGATCGGCAACACTGTGCCATCCGCCCCATGGCTCGtgccatccacctcctcacctttgGTTGCTCACATTGCCGACCCTACGAGATCACAGGagaccttcctcctcggtggtgCCGAGAACACCGACTCGCTCCGTGACTGGAACGAGGAGTTTCAGTCTGCCAGAGAATTGCCCAAGGATACCATCCAGGACCGTGTCTTCAGAGAGCGACTTATCGCAAAACTCCACGCTGATTACAACGACGCTGCTGCTCGCGGCGCCGTTCTCGTTGCTCGTGGTGAGGTTGCTCCTCTCAACCCTACCGAGGGCCGGGATGCGCAGATTTTTGTCTACAACAACGTCTTCTTCTCGTTCGGAGCTGACGGCGTCGGCACCTTCACCAGCGAGGGTGGCGACGAGGCTGCCAAGGTTGCTACTGGCAAGGACGTTTTCGGTGTGAAGCTCGTGAACCAGCTCGACATTGACGGTCTTTACACTCCTGGCACCGTTGTCGTTGACTATCTTGGCAAGCGGATTGTCGGTCAGAGCATAGTACCTGGCATCTTTAAGCAGCCCGAGCCTGGTGAGAACCAGATTCACTacggtgctgttgatggcaaGGATGTCGTTGCTGCCGATGAGGCCTTTGCCCCCGGCTTTGCGACGCTTGCTAGCTATCTGCGGGTCAAGAAGCACGCCGTTTgggacaaagaaaacaagcgCCATGATCTCGAAGCCAGTGTTGAGATGAAGGGCCTTCTTGGAACCGACGGTCGCAAGTACGTCCTTGACTTGTACCGCATCACCCCCTTGGATATCCagtggatggaggaggcCAGCCCCGAGGGTGCTGAGTACCCCCACCGCATGACTGTCCTCCGTCCTGAGCTCGTTGAGTCTTTGAGCAAGCAGAAGGCCCGCGAGTATCTCAGTGCTGAGGTCAGCAAGCGTGACTCTaagaagaccaaggaggttaaggaggagaccaaggaggaagccaaggaggaggccaaggaggaggccaaggaggaggccaaggaggaggccaaggaggaggccaaggaggaggccaaggaggagaccaaggaggagatcaaggaggaggaggagaagaaggagagagaagccaaggaggagggtgccgaggaggccgaggagaagaaggaggaggagaagactGATAGGATAGACATGTCTGGCTTCAAGTTTGCCCTGAACCCCGATGTTTTCAGCGGCCAGGTCCCCCAgaccgacgaggagaaggaggagatggccaagGACGAGCAAGACGTCCGTGATGCTTGCAAGTATCTCACCGAAACCGTCATCCCCACTCTCCTGCGCGACCTCAAGGAGTCAGATATCAGCTTCCCCATGGATGGTCGCTCTTTGAGcgctctcctccaccgccgcggTATCAACATGCGCTACCTTGGCAAATTGGCCCAGAAGAGCGTTCCGGAGACGACcgacatggaggagaaggttgatGGCGATCGTCTCAAGTGCTTCCGCGAGGTCTGTGTGCGCGAGATGATCGCCCGAGCGTTCAAACACATCGCTGCCAAGTACCTCAAGAGCCTGCCCTTGTCGCTGACCTCGGCCTGCTTCGCCCACCTTTACAACTGCCTTCTCGGCTTTGGTCTCAACCCCAAGCCCGAGGCTGAGATCGACGAGGCCTACCGCGCCCTTTTCAGCGATGCTGATCTTGCCTTTGAGAAGGTTACTCCTGAGAGTCTCAGGGAGGAGGTCCAGCACGAAGTGGCTCGCCGCTTCAGATACACTCTGGCCGAGAACTGGTACACCGAGGCCAGGCCCGTGCAGCTGCTCCGTGAGACTGCCCTGAAGCTCGGTCTTCAGCTTCAGGCCTCCAAGTTCCACTTCACCCAGGCTGAGGctgatgccgccgccgctgctgctgcgccggCGCCTGCGCCAGTCCAGACTAACGGCCAAGCTGCCGCTGAGTCTACCggcagcaagaagaagaagggcaagaaggctCGTGATGCTTCCCCATCCAGCATTGTCTCGACCACGGTCCCGCACACCTTCAGCCCGGATGACTTTGTCAACGTGGTGCCCCTCATCAAGGACTCTTGCCCCAGGAGCGCCTTGGCCGAAGAGGCTCTCGAGGCTGGCCGTCTCTCTATTTACCAAGGTCAAAAGAAGATCGGCGAGGACCTCCTTCTTGagtccctctctctccacgAGCAAATCTATGGCCTCGTGCACCCCGAGGTTGCTCAGATGTACCACACCCTTTCTCAGATGTATTTCAACCTAGACCAGAAGGATGCGGCCGTCGAGCTTGCCAGAAAGGCTGTCATTGTGAGCGAGCGGACGCTTGGCATCGACTCGGCCGAGACGGTGTTGAACTACCTCAACTTGagtctcttcctccaccagcgTGGCGACAGCAAGATTGCTCTCGTGTACGCCAGGCACGCGCTTGACGTGTGGAAGTTGATTTATGGACCGGACCACCCAGACACCATCACGACGATCAACAACTACGCGGTAATGCTGCAGAGCATCAGGGCCTACACTGAGTCTCGCCGGTGGTTTGAGGAGTCTCTCCGGGTCTGCGATCAGGTATTTGGCAGAAACTCGATCAACTCTGCCActcttcttttccagctcgCCCAGGCTCTTGCCCTCGACCAGAACGCgaaggctgctgttgacCGCATGAAGGAAAGCTACAGCATCTTCAAGGCCCTCTTGGGTGCGGACGACAAGAACAccaaggaggccgagcaCTGGCTTACGCAGTTGACACACAATGCTGTGTCCATTGCCAGGCAGACAAAGGAACTCGCGGCCAAGAGAGCGCGTGCCGGCTACAAGTTCACCTCGAGCGGCGTCGGCGTGGGTTCGGTCACTGGTGCGCCCGCGCAGCTTCCTGGCGCCAGGGGAGCTGCTCCTAGTACCAAGGATAGTCGTAACATCGATGAGCTTATGAAGTACATTGAGGGCGGTGACAAGAAGACCAAGGGCgggagcggtggtggcaagaaGCGCCCTGGTAAGGCCAACCCCAAGAGACGGGGTGGCGCTTCCGGCACTGCTTGA
- the FKH2 gene encoding transcription factor (EggNog:ENOG503NTY1; COG:K), with protein MPSPRAQRARRETRSEAVVEHSSPSRPSKRRKKNDDVAEAPDAAVEPADEGDSSHVADQSTTPLTDEELITKVSRSLHASAQPNQLVQASRDHSNLLHENNNEGVQAYAKLAASDWTYFIRQLKVNIGRCPDPPAAPAPAPAPADSQGSSAPPVADDNAVHVDLGPSKMISRLHAVIYFDGDQEAWRLTVKGRNALKVDGIPWRNGQSGVLKSGEVIEIGGVEMMFVLPVELSPLAIHKQYLERAGIGKPEPAAAPVRPVRHPLPSGDGLHSSSPNKSSRGHGAQKTLAPAPPDYKRPGTPPSIRRVGLGVKGPNVDSTPGPILMTNSDVDLSLDENAHIKPQYSYAQLITQAIISTPDHKCTLAGIYHFITTKYAYYRHQPAGGWQNSIRHNLSLHKAFEKVARHSDEPGKGMKWQLVAENREEMIKQTWRVGRGGHRGASSNPSSPSSAQLNYITSGPRDMAAARDPVSSARKRKVSPSGSPQPRTVLRTTEAAAHSTPVRATRKPLPDEPGKDLDGSPLPRAVRKPAASSALGMVENAPGSPTLTSSYDANEDHLSQFVTPAPPRVHPRLAPPSTAQRPSQHMPTSSPAPFWRYADFGSTPLKAPAGFEVGSPTKGGPVGGLGGDVKGEQQVASSPPPVVQSRRERSKSPVGGVPPQSPTRRGGSVGAVVAPGGLEDEEGEVGGGMPEEEGFDLTKGFQSISSFHATVVKPGSNGESQSQSQGTNANGDPETQEGV; from the exons ATGCCTTCACCCCGCGCACAACGCGCCCGCAGAGAGACTCGCAGCGAGGCTGTCGTCGAGCACTCTTCCCCGTCGCGCCCATCGAAGCGTCGTAAAAAG AATGACGACGTCGCCGAAGCTCCCGATGCGGCTGTCGAGCCTGCCGACGAGGGTGATTCCTCGCATGTCGCCGACCAATCGACCACGCCCTTGACGGACGAGGAACTTATAACAAAGGTGTCCCGTAGTCTACACGCGTCCGCGCAGCCGAACCAGCTCGTCCAGGCCAGCAGGGATCATTCAAACCTGCTTCACGAGAACAATAACGAGGGTGTTCAGGCCTATGCAAAGCTTGCCGCCTCGGACTGGACTTATTTCATCAGGCAGCTCAAGGTCAATATTGGACGCTGTCCCGACCCTCCGGCCGCACCTGCTCCTGCGCCAGCGCCGGCCGACTCTCAGGGGAGCTCGGCTCCGCCTGTCGCTGACGACAATGCCGTTCACGTCGATCTCGGACCTAGTAAGATGATTTCGAGGCTGCACGCCGTCATCTACTTTGATGGGGACCAGGAGGCGTGGCGCCTGACGGTCAAAGGTCGCAATGCGCTCAAGGTCGATGGCATTCCTTGGAGGAATGGGCAATCTGGCGTTTTGAAGAGCGGTGAGGTTATCGAGATTGGCGGGGTCGAGATGATGTTTGTCCTCCCTGTTGAGCTTAGCCCGCTCGCCATACACAAACAGTACCTGGAGCGCGCGGGAATCGGGAAGCCGGAACCAGCTGCCGCTCCCGTCCGGCCGGTCCGCCATCCGCTTCCCTCGGGTGATGGCCTTCACTCGAGCTCACCCAACAAGTCATCTCGAGGTCATGGTGCCCAAAAGACGCTGGCGCCTGCGCCTCCCGACTACAAGCGACCGGGTACGCCCCCCTCGATTCGTCGTGTAGGGTTGGGCGTCAAGGGGCCGAATGTTGATTCCACTCCCGGGCCTATCTTGATGACCAACTCGGATGTCGATCTGAGCCTCGATGAAAATGCGCACATCAAGCCCCAATACAGCTACGCTCAGCTAATCACACAGGCCATTATTTCCACGCCCGATCACAAATGCACACTGGCGGGGATTTACCACTTTATCACTACCAAGTATGCCTACTaccgccatcaaccagctGGTGGCTGGCAGAATTCCATCCGTCACAATCTTTCCCTACACAAAGCGTTTGAAAAGGTGGCAAGGCACTCTGATGAGCCGGGCAAGGGCATGAAGTGGCAGCTGGTGGCCGAGAACCGCGAAGAAATGATCAAGCAAACCTGGCGTGTCGGTCGAGGCGGCCACCGCGGGGCGTCTAGTAATCCGTCCTCACCATCGTCGGCCCAGCTGAACTACATCACCTCGGGACCGCGCGATATGGCCGCAGCCAGGGATCCCGTCTCTTCTGCCCGAAAGAGAAAGGTTTCCCCTTCTGGTTCCCCGCAACCCCGGACGGTTCTCCGCACCACCGAAGCAGCGGCTCACTCCACACCCGTCCGAGCGACCAGGAAACCCCTCCCTGACGAGCCAGGAAAAGATCTTGACGGCAGCCCGTTGCCCCGGGCGGTGAGGAAGCCGGCGGCTTCGAGCGCTCTGGGCATGGTGGAGAATGCCCCCGGTTCGCCGACGCTGACGTCGAGCTACGACGCGAACGAGGATCACTTGTCGCAGTTTGTCACGCCTGCGCCGCCGAGGGTGCACCCGAGGCTGGCGCCGCCGAGCACGGCGCAGAGGCCGAGTCAGCACATGCCTACTAGTTCGCCGGCGCCATTTTGGAGGTATGCTGATTTTGGGAGCACACCGCTGAAGGCACCGGCGGGGTTTGAGGTGGGCAGTCCGACAAAGGGGGGTCCGGTGGGGGGTCTGGGGGGGGATGTGAAGGGGGAGCAGCAGGTGGCTAGCAGTCCACCGCCGGTTGTGCAatcgaggagggagaggagcaAGAGCCCGGTGGGGGGTGTGCCGCCGCAGAGTCCGACGAGACGAGGGGGCAGTGTGGGTGCTGTCGTCGCGcctggggggttggaggatgaggaaggggaggtggggggtgggatgccggaggaggaggggtttgatTTGACGAA GGGGTTCCAAAGCATTAGCAGTTTCCACGCCACGGTCGTCAAGCCTGGTTCCAATGGGGAGTCGCAGTCGCAGTCTCAGGGGACGAATGCCAATGGAGATCCTGAGACGCAGGAGGGTGTTTGA
- a CDS encoding hypothetical protein (COG:S; EggNog:ENOG503P47B), which produces MWPSSPPGPPPQAHPHAIANPLRDEEQQSLPPPSYYSSVLQPTGGSNHQQEQPPPVDNKELETQPPRIGDRAPSLGPSITFPTDKPLLVVFLRYCGCPFAEQAFTTLTTFSTTHPSITCIAITQSPPSESDTWIISLGGLWSISTVIPDPSLSLYHSWGLHQNRSWYDWFVENLKVPITKPVNVTNLEHKPHGRYEGENKWQQGGAFGIDQDGFVRWAWVGRKVDDVVDFERGGVVEALFGREKQKKKKGGEGGDNKDEGGGNGQLM; this is translated from the exons ATGtggccctcctctccaccaggCCCTCCCCCACAGGCACACCCACACGCTATAGCCAACCCCCTTCGCGACGAGGAACAGCAATCACTGCCCCCGCCGTCGTATTACTCTTCTGTTCTCCAGCCTACCGGGGgcagcaaccaccaacaggagcagccaccaccagtgGACAACAAAGAACTAGAAACACAACCCCCAAGGATAGGAGACCGAGCCCCGAGCCTAGGGCCAAGTATCACCTTCCCAACAGACAAACCCCTCCTGGTAGTCTTCCTTCGATACTGCGGATGTCCAT TCGCAGAACAagccttcaccaccctcaccaccttttccaccacccacccctccatcacctgcaTAGCAATCAcccaatcccccccctccgaaTCCGACACCTGGatcatctccctcggcgGCCTCTGGTCCATCTCCACCGTCATCCCCGACCCGTCTTTATCACTCTACCATTCCTGGGGATTACACCAAAACAGGTCATGGTACGACTGGTTTGTGGAGAACCTCAAAgttcccatcaccaagccGGTGAATGTCACCAATCTGGAGCATAAGCCTCATGGGAGGTACGAAGGAGAGAATAAATGGCAGCAGGGGGGCGCGTTTGGGATTGACCAGGATGGGTTTGTGAGGTGGGCTTGGGTAGGGAGGaaggtggatgatgttgtggaTTTTGAAAggggcggggtggtggaggcgctTTTCGGGAGGGAGaaacagaagaagaagaaggggggagaggggggggacaataaagatgaggggggtgggaatggaCAGCTGATGTAG